CTTGGAACCAACATGACACGTTGTGTGCTTAGTGCACCGAAGAATTTCTCTTCGCCCTTAGGCGTGAACTATTTACATTACACTAGGCAACATCGGACCCCGAAACACGTTGATTCCgtcaagagaagaaaaaatgagTTGCACACAAATCACGCTAATGTCTGTgtgtgtgggggggggggataaTTACGACACCTAAAGTCATATTTAGACAACAAAATGACAACGAAATTAATTTCATCACTTAGATAACTGTTTTGTCATCTTAGGCCAACTTAGGTGACAAAGTCTTTTTCGTCATCATAGTGAAAAATGACGTTGCTCAATAAACAGTACAAAGAATACACCACAGGGTTGACAAATAAATTTACTCTATATGAGTACTAAAGGGCAACAACCAAGTGAACGAGCTAGCCCTTGTTCCAAAATTAGATCCGACAATGAGCCCTAAAGACTTAATATGAAGAGAGCATTTTAGCAATACCAGGCTACCAGCTAGTCTATTTGCAGTTAGACTCTAGCCAAAATAGTTAAAACGTCATTTTGACTTTAACTGTTAGAGACTGTAGCATAAGTATTGTATCTCCGTAACACTCTTTGTGAACACATGATCAATTGTACCGCCATAGTCAAAAGTGGCCAAGACCTGTAAGGCTGGGAAATTTGATTCTCGTATCTAATTGATTTGCAAAATTTGATACTTTAAGTCATCTTAATCATTATCTTTTTAAAGTCTACATTTCACAAATCTGACCGACAAAATAGCGGGTTCAAGAACTTGCAAACGTTTGAAATCTTTTtatatcaacaaaataatcctctgGCAGACATCAAGTTTGTAAAATGTAGAACTCTTATGATGCAACCATCTATTGGTGTTTATGTTAAATtgtgttttcttttcattGTAGTATTTGAACTTTCTTCggttttgtttccttctcttTGTTGTGTTTAAAAGATCATCAGAAGCTGATAATATTTGAGTCCGTTCGTGTAGCATTAAAACAAACAACTGAAACAAGGGAATAGTCCTCGTGACAGATTCGTCCATGGATAATATTTTATACGCCaattaaattctataaagtccACTACGGTTGATTTGAAATCTCAACTTCACATTATTAGTATTTCACACGTAGTTGAgcctcctctccctctccaagTCTCCCTACCTCTGAAGACTCTCTTCTTCTAACAGAGCAGAGATTGATCGGTAATTGCCAACTTTTGTAACTTCTTTCATTCTAGACGTGTTATGTTTTAGGCTTTAGTTCAAGTTCAACTACTTCTGTTTGCATATATTCATCATTGGTTTTTTGAATTCACCTATACATGTATTTTGTGACAGGGAATGGCTAGGATGCCCGTCTCCATGACAAGAATGCTTCTTCTGCTATGCTTGTGTATAGCAGCGGCGACGACGAGAACAGCAGAAGCGGCAGGTGGAGGAGGATACATGAAATACAAGGACCCGAAACAGCCCTTGAATACCAGAATCAAGGACCTACTGAGCCGGATGAGTTTAGAGGAAAAGATTGGCCAGATGACGCAGATAGATCGCAGTGTTGCTTCAGCTGAGGTCATGAAGAAGTACTACATTGGTAAATAAACAAGCTTTTTCATACTGCATCCATTAATATGTCCCGTAATTCACAATTGGGGGTGCATGGCTTGGTCTGCAGGGAGTATCTTGAGCGGCGGTGGGAGTGTGCCATCAAAGCAAGCTTCTGCAGAGACTTGGATTGCAATGGTGAATGATTTTCAAAAGGGTTCTCTATCGACTCGCCTCGGTATTCCAATGATTTATGGTATTGATGCTGTTCATGGCCACAATAATGTCTATAAGGCAACAATCTTCCCTCACAATGTCGGCCTCGGAGCTACCAGGTGGGTACTAGTGCTATATCCAATCCATTATCCATATATTACCAGCTAAATAATGTAAATCTGCTAGCCAGTCCTCATTGATGCCACATAATATGGGTGGATCATGCTCTGCAGGGACCCTGAACTTGTTAAGAAGATTGGAGCTGCAACTGCGCTTGAAGTTAGAGCCACAGGCATTCCATATGTCTTTGCACCTTGCATAGCGGTAATAATTGCAACTGAACATTCGTGCTGCAGAATGAAAATAACTACCTATAAATTATAATGCTTGATCATTTTGAATAAAATTCACTACTTAATCCGATATGTTCATGCGTGCAGGTTTGTAGAGATCCAAGATGGGGACGCTGTTACGAAAGCTACAGCGAAGATCATAAGGTTGTTCAAGCCATGACTCAGATCATACCTGGATTACAAGGAGACTTACCACCTAACTCTAGAAAGGGTGTTCCCTATGTAGAACCTGGAAAGTAAGAaactaattattttatttgtttccttGTTAATTACCTAACATTcttcaacaaaaaataataattcaagTTTACTTCATGGTAAAAGTAGCATTACATGAACTTTCACCTTTGAGCCATTGaggttattgtttttgttttctagtATTTGTACGCCCCAATCAGCCTTATCTATATCTGATTTTCCGCATCTGATGTGAGAGATGAGATTTGCGAACACTTTTTTCTCTTCAATTAATCAGTGTTTGAAACCAGCCTCAACTCATTGAGTTAAGTTGTTGTCACTCAGTCCACTTGAGCTATTGAAAAGCAGAAAGGTCGTATATTGCTTGCTACATATACTGATAAGGTTGACATGGACATATTTGGTTATACATACTCTATATCTAGAAGATTGATCATTTATCATAGTGTGATAGCTACAGATTGGATTTATGTATCTGATTGAGGGCTTATGCTGTTTTCCACTAATTCTGTTTAAAGTCCAACATCTCACAAGTGAATCCAATCCAAACAGAAACTTCTGCACACCAATTGTGACTAAGAGAAAGCATAGTTATATAATATTCCACAGCTTGATGTTTTCAATTGAACAGCAAATATTTACAGCTTGATTATTCTTGTATGTTTGTAGTAAAAAGGTTGCAGCTTGTGCAAAGCATTATGTGGGTGATGGTGGAACAACCAAAGGCATCAATGAGAATAACACTGTGATAGACAGGCATGGATTGCTCAGTATTCACATGCCAGCCTACTATAACTCAATTATTGAAGGTGTTGCAACCATTATGGTATCTTACTCTAGCTGGAATGGAGTCAAAATGCATGCCAACCGTGATCTTGTCACCGGATTTCTTAAGAATACTCTCCGTTTCAGGGTAATCCTAATCGTTTTACAATTCCAGCAGCAGCCCTTTTCATCCATTGCATTTTTTCTCATTGCATTGTTTTCCAGGGTTTTGTCATCTCAGATTGGGAGGGTATTGACAGAATTACCTCACCACCTCATGCCAATTACTCATACTCGATTTCAACAGGGATCAATGCTGGCATTGACATGGTAATTTTGGTCAATCTTTTATCTGGAAATTAATTGGTTAAATGtatttgtatctttacttgGTATATATAAAATAGCTTAGCATGATTAATGATTGTCAATGTTATCTGGATTTTTTCTAACATGTTCGTCTGTTTTGACTGTTTGTTACCTACAGATAATGGTTCCATACAACTATACAGAATTCATTGAAGGTCTAACATTCCAGGTGAAGACGAAAATAATCCCCATGAGCAGAATTGACGATGCAGTGAGACGAATTTTAAGGGTCAAGTTTACAATGGGCCTGTTTGAGTATCCGTTGGCTGATCTCAGCCTCGTCAAACAGCTTGGCAGTCAGGTAAAAGTACTTAAGATGCACTACCATTCTACAAGAACTAGGGAGCTTATATCTTAAACTAACTAGATGGCATTTCGGATAAAATGTAACAGGAACACAGAGAGTTGGCTCGTGAAGCTGTGAGGCGATCGCTAGTGCTTCTAAAAAATGGCGCATCTGCAGACGAGCCATTGCTACCCCTTCCAAAGAAGACATCAAAAATACTTGTAGTTGGAAGTCATGCAGACAATCTTGGTTATCAGTGTGGTGGTTGGACCATTGAGTGGCAAGGATTGAGTGGCAACAACCTCACTGATGGTAATTTCATAAGTTAATCACGGCCTGCAAATTGTGGTAAATTTTTTCCATCATCTTTATAACCTTTGTATCCTGTTCAACATGGCTGTAGGTACCACAATTCTAACCGCTATAAAGAACACAGTTGATCCAAGGACCAAAGTAGTGTACAAGGAGAATCCGGATGCTGATTACGTGAAGTCAAATGATTTCTCTTATGCCATTGTTGTCGTAGGAGAGCCACCATATGCAGAGACATTTGGTGACAGCTTAAATTTGACTCTCCCTGAAGCTGGACCAAAAACCATTACAAACGTTTGTGGAGCTGTGAAGTGCGTTGTCATTGTCATCTCCGGTCGTCCTGTTGTAATGCAACCATATGTTCCCCTGCTTGATGCGCTGGTCGCGGCATGGCTTCCGGGAAGTGAAGGCCAAGGTGTTGCTGATGTTCTGTTTGGTGACTATGGTTTCAGCGGCAAGCTTTCTCGCACTTGGTTTAAAACAGTTGATCAGCTACCTATGAATGTTGGAGATCCGCATTATGATCCTCTCTTCCCCTTTGGATTTGGCCTCACAACAACACCAACCAAAGCCAACTAGGAAATCATTTTGCTACTCATCAAGGATTTTATGGATATAGATGAGCTAATAATGTCACTGATTTGAATACCGTTTAATAAAACAATGATATATACGCATACTTTTTAATCTTGGCGAGAGAAGCATCTGATCTACACATATTTTAATCAACAGAGATTTCATTCACACATGAGATTTAATCAGATAAAGACCTTATGGTCAAACCAGTATATATCTTGTGTTAATAACACAAGATAATGAATCTGACCTAGGGAGGACTAGATTGAAGTTTACGTATGCCAGAGTTTGAGTCCAGCTTAAGACTTAAACAGACTCATCGGATAAATTTTTGTTTCCTCGATCCCATTTTTGAATCTCAACACATCAGGTTTTCAAAGCAACACAGAACAAATCAAGACTTTTTTTCTGAAGGAGCGCTTATCTTCATCAGGTGCCTTCAACAACTATGATTTCCTTCCTCGAGTAAGCTACGATTTGTTACATTGGTCACCCTGGTTGAATTCACCCCCCATAAAACATCGAAATCAGCCTGGTACGAATTGGAGGAGGATGAAGCTTCGTACTTAATAGAGGATAATGTCAAGGACGTGGTAGCCACTAGGGATGTCAATATTACCCATCGGGTTGGGTATTCATAGGTATTCGACCCTAATGGGGCTGTGTAATGGGGTAAAAACAGGGGACGGGTACGAGGATCCCCTATATTCGAAATATGGAATCGGGTAACGGGCGGAAACAACATTTTGATCCTCATCTCTATCCCCACCCAATAAGAATAAAAtagatattatatataaatcaatattatttaattaattaatatttatgtaaataaaaacttttttatagttattattttattttgaactagacttgtattGGTTTAAGTTggattaatgtaaaaaaaactgatttcatcatgatatttagttttcattttaaatttttacgTTTTTCTATACttcatatgaatttttatataatataataaaatatcaTTAACGGGTATTAAGTCGGGTATGGAAACGGATCCCCAACGGGTATGGGGACGGAGAATACCCATTATTTTCTAACGGACGAGGCGGGTATGTGGACATAATTGAAATTGGGTATGAGTATGTTATTTCGATCTCCTGACCCATCCCTGCCCATTGCCATTCCTAGTAGCCACTGTGCAGCTGAGCATCTTCCATGGCACCTCAATGCTGTAAACTATATTTAAAACGGTTTATTGCCAGTTGGGTGGTTCTTACTTCTT
This genomic interval from Argentina anserina chromosome 1, drPotAnse1.1, whole genome shotgun sequence contains the following:
- the LOC126788459 gene encoding uncharacterized protein LOC126788459, translated to MARMPVSMTRMLLLLCLCIAAATTRTAEAAGGGGYMKYKDPKQPLNTRIKDLLSRMSLEEKIGQMTQIDRSVASAEVMKKYYIGSILSGGGSVPSKQASAETWIAMVNDFQKGSLSTRLGIPMIYGIDAVHGHNNVYKATIFPHNVGLGATRDPELVKKIGAATALEVRATGIPYVFAPCIAVCRDPRWGRCYESYSEDHKVVQAMTQIIPGLQGDLPPNSRKGVPYVEPGNKKVAACAKHYVGDGGTTKGINENNTVIDRHGLLSIHMPAYYNSIIEGVATIMVSYSSWNGVKMHANRDLVTGFLKNTLRFRGFVISDWEGIDRITSPPHANYSYSISTGINAGIDMIMVPYNYTEFIEGLTFQVKTKIIPMSRIDDAVRRILRVKFTMGLFEYPLADLSLVKQLGSQEHRELAREAVRRSLVLLKNGASADEPLLPLPKKTSKILVVGSHADNLGYQCGGWTIEWQGLSGNNLTDGTTILTAIKNTVDPRTKVVYKENPDADYVKSNDFSYAIVVVGEPPYAETFGDSLNLTLPEAGPKTITNVCGAVKCVVIVISGRPVVMQPYVPLLDALVAAWLPGSEGQGVADVLFGDYGFSGKLSRTWFKTVDQLPMNVGDPHYDPLFPFGFGLTTTPTKAN